A stretch of Microbacterium sp. 4R-513 DNA encodes these proteins:
- a CDS encoding glycoside hydrolase family 43 protein — protein sequence MTTLFNPLLNGFHPDPSVVRVGDEWFLATSTFEYLPGIPIHRSTDFETWELIGHVATRPGQLGVEAVPTGGGAWAPTIRHHDGEFHLVITDALGRGMLHFTATDAAGPWSDGELILKQDGSGTLEGIDPDIVWDAEGQAYVTFSGLSLSGDLDPNQPTHLGIQQVKVDLETHRALEEPRSLWSGTGLMFPEAPHVYEVGGAWYLMIAEGGTERGHAISIARGSSPEGPFEGAPGNPLVSARSTPRPIQNTGHGDLVIGPGGDWLCVLLGVRPRSGTRAFSALGRETFATPVTWADGWPAIAPVELSPGPAPVSTSASTVLSTMNGSRCAASPRRSPRSRTVASCCGRTARRSPTRGPSSSDAVRST from the coding sequence GTGACGACGCTCTTCAACCCCCTTCTCAACGGCTTCCACCCCGACCCGTCGGTCGTGAGGGTCGGCGACGAATGGTTCCTCGCCACGAGCACCTTCGAGTACCTGCCGGGCATCCCGATCCACCGCTCGACGGACTTCGAGACGTGGGAGCTCATCGGCCACGTCGCGACGCGCCCCGGCCAGTTGGGCGTCGAGGCGGTGCCGACGGGCGGCGGCGCCTGGGCGCCCACGATCCGCCATCACGACGGCGAGTTCCACCTCGTCATCACGGACGCGCTGGGACGCGGGATGCTGCACTTCACGGCGACGGATGCCGCAGGCCCGTGGAGCGACGGCGAGCTCATCCTCAAGCAGGACGGATCGGGCACTCTGGAGGGCATCGATCCCGACATCGTGTGGGATGCCGAGGGCCAGGCGTACGTCACCTTCTCCGGCCTGTCGCTGAGCGGCGACCTCGACCCGAATCAGCCGACGCATCTCGGCATCCAGCAGGTCAAGGTCGACCTCGAGACCCATCGCGCGCTCGAAGAGCCGCGATCGCTGTGGTCGGGGACGGGTCTCATGTTCCCCGAGGCACCCCACGTGTACGAGGTCGGAGGCGCCTGGTACCTGATGATCGCGGAGGGCGGCACGGAGCGCGGCCACGCGATCTCGATCGCCCGCGGATCGTCGCCCGAGGGGCCGTTCGAGGGGGCACCCGGCAACCCTCTGGTCTCGGCGCGCTCGACACCCCGCCCGATCCAGAACACCGGCCACGGCGACCTCGTCATCGGACCCGGCGGCGACTGGCTGTGCGTCCTCCTCGGCGTGCGCCCCCGCAGTGGCACGCGGGCCTTCTCGGCACTCGGCCGCGAGACCTTCGCGACTCCCGTCACGTGGGCCGACGGCTGGCCGGCCATCGCCCCCGTCGAGCTCTCCCCCGGCCCGGCACCCGTGTCGACGTCCGCTTCGACGGTCCTCTCGACGATGAATGGATCGCGGTGCGCCGCTTCCCCTCGGAGATCGCCACGATCGCGGACGGTCGCCTCGTGCTGCGGGCGGACGGCTCGACGCTCGCCGACGCGCGGCCCGTCTTCGTCGGACGCCGTCAGGAGCACCTGA
- a CDS encoding serine hydrolase domain-containing protein, with protein sequence MTALATLTGALHGSADARLDEIVARLEGFLAADPDLSFQAAAFHDGRPVLDAWGGPHLDGDSVTVPFSVTKNTIGFSVALLIERGEVDLDAPVAEYWPEFAQKGKAHVTVRQLLSHQAGLPQARPALTTDELLDHHAAAERLAATTPYWYPGTAFGYHGITIGNLASELVFRITGRTLHEFYEQEIRAPHAIDFYLGLPPELDARKARTLPMIPPAGGATPGDVSLLTQLVFASPGTVVDLANDEVSWRFGHPAVSGTGTARGLARLFAAAVTGVEGAPPFLSEDTVLTVGQQQVRGYDEVLGQAHRSHSIVFQKPTPSLAFGGPDAFGHDGAMGALACVDPDTGVTFAWTIARGPWPGGADPRALALATELGRILSA encoded by the coding sequence ATGACCGCACTCGCGACTCTCACCGGCGCGCTCCACGGGAGCGCCGACGCACGCCTCGATGAGATCGTGGCCAGGCTCGAGGGATTCCTCGCTGCCGACCCCGACCTCTCGTTCCAGGCCGCGGCGTTCCACGACGGGCGGCCCGTGCTCGACGCGTGGGGCGGACCGCACCTCGACGGCGACTCCGTCACGGTGCCCTTCTCCGTCACGAAGAACACGATCGGCTTCTCGGTCGCCCTCCTGATCGAGCGTGGCGAGGTCGACCTCGACGCCCCGGTGGCGGAGTACTGGCCGGAGTTCGCGCAGAAGGGCAAGGCGCACGTCACCGTCCGCCAGCTCCTCTCCCACCAGGCGGGCCTTCCGCAGGCGCGACCGGCGCTCACGACGGACGAGCTTCTCGATCACCACGCGGCGGCCGAGCGGCTCGCCGCGACGACGCCCTACTGGTATCCGGGCACGGCGTTCGGGTACCACGGCATCACGATCGGCAACCTCGCCTCCGAGCTGGTCTTCCGCATCACGGGCCGGACTCTGCACGAGTTCTACGAGCAGGAGATCCGGGCTCCGCACGCCATCGACTTCTACCTCGGCCTGCCCCCAGAGCTCGACGCCCGCAAGGCGCGAACGCTGCCGATGATCCCGCCCGCCGGCGGGGCGACCCCCGGTGACGTGTCGCTCCTCACACAGCTCGTCTTCGCCTCGCCCGGCACCGTGGTGGATCTGGCCAACGACGAGGTCAGCTGGCGGTTCGGCCATCCCGCCGTGTCGGGCACCGGCACGGCGCGCGGCCTCGCCCGCCTCTTCGCCGCAGCCGTCACGGGCGTCGAGGGCGCCCCGCCGTTCCTCTCGGAGGACACGGTGCTGACGGTCGGCCAGCAGCAGGTGCGCGGCTACGACGAGGTGCTGGGCCAAGCGCATCGCTCTCACTCGATCGTCTTCCAGAAGCCGACGCCGTCGCTCGCCTTCGGCGGTCCCGACGCATTCGGTCATGACGGCGCGATGGGGGCGCTCGCGTGCGTCGACCCCGACACGGGCGTCACCTTCGCGTGGACGATCGCGCGGGGGCCGTGGCCCGGCGGCGCCGACCCCCGCGCCCTCGCCCTCGCGACCGAGCTCGGTCGCATCCTCTCCGCCTGA
- a CDS encoding glycoside hydrolase family 3 C-terminal domain-containing protein, translating into MTTPATTTHPATVEHLVPLLEKLTLEQKAALVQGADFWTTVPLPEIGLRAMTLSDGPAGVRGPRWDEREPSLNLPSGSALAASWDVDLAYRYGAAAASEARRKGVDVVLGPTINLHRSPLGGRHFECFSEDPELSAELAAAYVRGLQENGVGACPKHYVANDSETDRFTVDVEVDERSLRELYLAPFERAVEAGAWTIMSAYNSVDGVTMTENDLLETPLNSEWGFDGVVISDWTAVRSLDAIPAAQDLAMPGPAPAYDDLVEAVRDGRLDEADVDRKVLRLLLLAERVGALESTEPLVPGEVDGVAFTREAGIAGTVLLSNDGVLPLDASSLRRVAVIGHNAREARTQGGGSATVLPERITTPLDGIRRALPDAEVRYERGAVVQDGVAEIPLAQLTNPVTGEPGARVTFFDADGAEIFAEDRRATTLVWFGGDAPIARTRTVTFEADYTPDESGTVLLGFAGGNPGRVSVDGEVVVDDTPVIEGTDLGAAFLNPPSVTAPVEVSAGQTRRIRAEFTREAGGPLDGALSLTVGIAPDDSDPDGLIARAAEAAAAADVAIVVVGTNSKVESEGYDRTDLDLPGRQDDLVRSVAATGTRTIVVVNAGSPVVLPWADQVSAVIQGYFGGQEFGSAIADVLTGAAEPGGRLPTTWPAALADVPVTEVTPDDGVLRYTEGLHIGYRAWLRTDAEPAFPFGHGLGYTAWSWGVAQRDGDVLEVTLRNTGARAGKQVVQVYAERADSEVERAERWLVGFATVSAEPGETVTASISVPPRRLAHWAGEWIVEPGAYTLRAGASIVDLPLAFEWTIEA; encoded by the coding sequence ATGACGACCCCCGCGACGACCACCCACCCGGCGACGGTCGAGCACCTCGTCCCGCTCCTCGAGAAGCTCACCCTCGAGCAGAAGGCCGCCCTGGTGCAGGGCGCCGACTTCTGGACGACCGTGCCGCTGCCCGAGATCGGGCTGCGCGCGATGACCCTCTCCGACGGGCCGGCCGGCGTCCGCGGGCCGCGGTGGGACGAGCGCGAGCCCTCGCTCAACCTCCCGTCGGGCTCGGCGCTCGCGGCGTCGTGGGACGTCGACCTCGCCTACCGGTACGGGGCGGCCGCGGCATCCGAAGCCCGTCGAAAGGGCGTGGACGTCGTGCTCGGACCCACGATCAACCTCCACCGCTCGCCTCTCGGCGGCCGGCACTTCGAGTGCTTCAGCGAGGACCCCGAGCTGAGCGCCGAGCTCGCCGCCGCCTACGTGCGGGGGCTCCAGGAGAACGGCGTGGGCGCCTGCCCCAAGCACTACGTCGCCAACGACTCCGAGACCGACCGCTTCACCGTCGACGTCGAGGTGGACGAGCGCAGCCTGCGCGAGCTCTACCTCGCGCCGTTCGAGCGCGCCGTCGAGGCCGGCGCCTGGACCATCATGAGCGCCTACAACTCGGTGGACGGCGTGACGATGACCGAGAACGACCTGCTCGAGACGCCGCTCAACTCCGAGTGGGGCTTCGACGGGGTCGTCATCAGCGACTGGACCGCCGTCCGCTCGCTCGACGCGATCCCGGCCGCGCAGGATCTCGCGATGCCCGGCCCCGCACCGGCCTACGACGACCTCGTCGAGGCCGTGCGCGACGGACGCCTCGACGAGGCCGACGTCGACCGCAAGGTGCTCCGGCTCCTGCTCCTCGCGGAGCGCGTCGGAGCGCTCGAGAGCACCGAGCCGCTCGTGCCCGGCGAGGTCGACGGCGTCGCGTTCACGCGCGAAGCCGGCATCGCGGGAACGGTGCTGCTCTCGAACGACGGAGTGCTGCCGCTGGATGCCTCGTCCCTCCGCCGCGTCGCCGTCATCGGCCACAACGCGCGGGAAGCGCGGACGCAGGGCGGCGGGAGCGCCACCGTGCTGCCGGAGCGCATCACCACACCGCTCGACGGCATCCGTCGCGCTCTTCCCGACGCAGAGGTGCGCTACGAGCGGGGCGCCGTCGTTCAGGACGGCGTCGCCGAGATCCCCCTCGCTCAGCTCACGAACCCCGTGACGGGCGAGCCGGGTGCACGCGTGACGTTCTTCGACGCCGACGGCGCCGAGATCTTCGCGGAGGACCGCCGCGCGACGACGCTCGTCTGGTTCGGCGGCGACGCGCCTATCGCGCGCACACGCACGGTCACCTTCGAGGCGGACTACACACCCGACGAGTCCGGCACCGTCCTGCTCGGATTCGCCGGCGGGAACCCCGGTCGCGTCTCGGTCGACGGCGAGGTCGTCGTCGATGACACACCTGTCATCGAGGGCACGGACCTCGGCGCCGCCTTCCTCAACCCGCCGTCGGTCACGGCTCCGGTCGAGGTCTCCGCCGGACAGACGCGCCGCATCCGCGCCGAGTTCACGCGCGAAGCCGGCGGACCGCTCGACGGCGCCCTGTCGCTCACCGTCGGAATCGCACCCGACGACTCAGACCCCGACGGGCTCATCGCCCGCGCGGCCGAGGCGGCCGCAGCGGCCGATGTCGCGATCGTCGTCGTCGGCACCAACTCGAAGGTCGAGTCCGAGGGCTACGACCGCACCGACCTCGACCTCCCCGGCCGCCAGGACGACCTCGTCCGCTCCGTCGCGGCGACCGGCACCCGCACGATCGTCGTGGTCAACGCCGGCTCGCCCGTCGTGCTGCCGTGGGCGGACCAGGTGTCGGCCGTCATCCAGGGCTACTTCGGCGGGCAGGAGTTCGGCTCGGCGATCGCCGATGTGCTCACGGGCGCGGCGGAGCCCGGCGGACGCCTCCCGACGACGTGGCCGGCCGCGCTCGCCGACGTGCCCGTCACCGAGGTCACTCCCGACGACGGAGTCCTCCGCTACACCGAGGGGCTCCACATCGGCTACCGGGCGTGGCTCAGGACGGATGCCGAACCGGCCTTCCCGTTCGGGCACGGCCTCGGCTACACGGCGTGGTCTTGGGGCGTCGCGCAGCGCGACGGCGACGTGCTCGAGGTGACGCTGCGGAACACCGGCGCCCGAGCGGGCAAGCAGGTGGTGCAGGTCTACGCCGAGCGCGCCGATTCCGAGGTCGAGCGCGCGGAGCGGTGGCTCGTCGGATTCGCGACCGTCAGCGCCGAGCCGGGAGAGACCGTCACCGCGTCGATTTCCGTGCCGCCCCGGCGTCTCGCGCACTGGGCCGGCGAGTGGATCGTCGAGCCCGGTGCATACACCCTGCGCGCCGGGGCATCCATCGTCGACCTTCCGCTCGCATTCGAGTGGACGATTGAGGCATGA
- a CDS encoding ATP-binding cassette domain-containing protein: protein MSALLDVQNLVVEYPAKGFRVKPFRALKGVSLDIRPGETVGLVGESGSGKTTLGRAVLGLAPVTGGTITYDGRDIGHLNRRQRRDLSSEIQVVFQDPYSSLNPSLTIEQILAEPLTARGVAGKEARARVRDLLDRVGLPGNAAGRLPREFSGGQRQRIAIARALALDPKLIVCDEPVSALDLSTQARVLDLFIEIQERTGVAYLFISHDLAVVRHISHRVAVMYRGELVETGDGDQVTARPEHPYTQRLFLAAPVPNPDEQAQRRAARRALLDEQTQTTQGEAAA from the coding sequence ATGAGCGCTCTTCTCGACGTCCAGAACCTCGTCGTCGAATACCCCGCCAAGGGATTCCGCGTGAAGCCCTTCCGGGCCCTCAAGGGCGTCTCGCTCGACATCCGTCCCGGGGAGACCGTCGGCCTCGTGGGCGAGTCCGGCTCGGGCAAGACGACCCTCGGCCGCGCCGTCCTCGGTCTCGCGCCGGTCACCGGCGGGACGATCACCTACGACGGCCGCGACATCGGCCACCTGAACCGCCGGCAGCGGCGCGACCTGTCCAGCGAGATCCAGGTCGTGTTCCAGGACCCGTACTCGTCGCTCAACCCGTCGCTCACGATCGAGCAGATCCTCGCCGAGCCGCTGACGGCGCGCGGCGTCGCCGGCAAGGAGGCGAGGGCGCGCGTGCGCGACCTGCTCGACCGCGTGGGGCTCCCCGGCAACGCCGCGGGCCGGCTCCCCCGCGAGTTCTCCGGCGGGCAGCGCCAGCGCATCGCGATCGCCCGCGCGCTCGCCCTCGACCCCAAGCTCATCGTCTGCGACGAGCCGGTCTCGGCTCTCGACCTGTCCACACAGGCTCGCGTCCTGGACCTCTTCATCGAGATCCAGGAGCGCACGGGCGTCGCCTACCTCTTCATCTCGCACGACCTCGCCGTGGTCCGCCACATCAGCCACCGTGTCGCCGTGATGTACCGCGGTGAGCTCGTCGAGACGGGCGACGGCGACCAGGTGACCGCACGGCCCGAGCACCCCTACACGCAGCGGCTCTTCCTCGCCGCACCCGTTCCCAACCCCGACGAGCAGGCACAGCGCCGCGCCGCGCGACGCGCTCTCCTCGACGAGCAGACGCAGACCACGCAAGGAGAAGCAGCAGCATGA
- a CDS encoding dipeptide/oligopeptide/nickel ABC transporter permease/ATP-binding protein, protein MTAIEVPPAVPTPHVRTSLFRRLVRNPVGLIALVYLALVVLIAVIGPFIAPYPPNQASLQLVLAPPSAEHLLGNDSAGRDVLSRLLWATSVTLAAASVAIVTSLVIGVVSGLIAGYFKGWFDSVASWVTSLVMALPGIVILIAARAVLGPSVWWAMLIFGIILSPAYYRLVYAAVVGVRSELYVDAARVSGLSDTRIIGRHILSVVRAPIIIQTAIIAGIAIAIQSGLEFLGLGDMSVPTWGSMLNDGFANIYRAPLLMVWPSLAIATTCIALTLLANAMRDVLERTATVRRRRRRAVSSATGSIAAVTTSLSTSGMDAAPIDDSTELPVLGDTIVHPDDPRTAENPRDVVLGIRDLRVAYQQPEGADIEVVHGVSLDIRKGEIHGLIGESGSGKTQTAFAVLGLLPSGGHVSGGSIDYEGTQLADSSERVFNGIRGKRIGYIPQEPMSNLDPSFKIGFQLVEPLRKNLGLSKKEATERSLALLERVGIPNPQRTFDAYPFEVSGGMAQRVLIAGAVSTDPDLIIADEPTTALDVTVQAEVLDLLRDLQRERGMAMLLVTHNFGVVADLCDRVTVMQQGLFVEQGPVRTILGNPSHPYTQSLLDAILDEGPARPPLTTTGSRAGTVSQGVPS, encoded by the coding sequence ATGACCGCCATCGAAGTTCCTCCCGCGGTGCCTACGCCGCACGTCCGGACCTCGCTGTTCCGGCGCCTCGTGCGCAACCCCGTCGGCCTCATCGCGCTCGTCTACCTGGCCCTCGTCGTGCTCATCGCCGTCATCGGCCCTTTCATCGCCCCGTACCCGCCGAACCAGGCCTCGCTGCAGCTCGTCCTCGCGCCGCCGAGCGCCGAGCACCTGCTCGGCAACGACAGCGCGGGTCGCGACGTCCTGTCGCGGCTGCTCTGGGCGACGTCGGTCACGCTGGCCGCGGCATCCGTCGCCATCGTCACGTCGCTCGTCATCGGCGTCGTCAGCGGCCTCATCGCCGGCTACTTCAAGGGCTGGTTCGACTCGGTCGCGTCGTGGGTGACCTCGCTCGTGATGGCGCTTCCCGGCATCGTGATCCTGATCGCCGCCCGCGCCGTCCTCGGACCCTCGGTGTGGTGGGCGATGCTCATCTTCGGCATCATCCTCTCGCCCGCGTACTACCGCCTGGTCTACGCCGCCGTCGTCGGCGTGCGCAGCGAGCTCTACGTCGACGCCGCGCGCGTCTCGGGCCTCTCCGACACGCGCATCATCGGCCGGCACATCCTGTCGGTCGTGCGTGCCCCGATCATCATCCAGACGGCGATCATCGCGGGCATCGCGATCGCGATCCAGTCGGGACTGGAGTTCCTCGGCCTGGGCGACATGAGCGTCCCGACGTGGGGCTCGATGCTCAACGACGGCTTCGCGAACATCTACCGCGCCCCCCTCCTCATGGTGTGGCCGTCCCTCGCGATCGCCACGACGTGCATCGCCCTGACGCTCCTGGCCAACGCCATGCGCGACGTGCTCGAGCGCACCGCGACCGTCCGCCGACGCCGGCGTCGCGCGGTCTCGTCCGCGACCGGCTCCATCGCCGCCGTCACCACGTCGCTCTCGACGAGCGGGATGGATGCCGCGCCCATCGACGACTCGACGGAGCTCCCCGTCCTCGGCGACACGATCGTGCACCCCGACGACCCGCGAACGGCCGAGAACCCGCGCGACGTCGTGCTCGGCATCCGGGACCTCCGGGTCGCATACCAGCAGCCCGAGGGCGCCGACATCGAGGTCGTCCACGGCGTCTCGCTCGACATCCGCAAGGGCGAGATCCACGGCCTCATCGGCGAGTCGGGCTCCGGCAAGACGCAGACCGCGTTCGCCGTGCTCGGGCTCCTCCCGAGCGGCGGCCACGTCTCGGGCGGGTCGATCGACTACGAGGGCACGCAGCTGGCCGACTCATCGGAGCGGGTCTTCAACGGCATCCGGGGGAAGCGCATCGGCTACATCCCGCAGGAGCCGATGTCGAACCTCGACCCGTCGTTCAAGATCGGCTTCCAGCTCGTCGAGCCGTTGCGCAAGAACCTGGGCCTCAGCAAGAAGGAGGCCACCGAGCGGTCGCTCGCGCTCCTCGAGCGCGTCGGCATCCCCAACCCGCAGCGCACCTTCGACGCCTATCCGTTCGAGGTCTCGGGCGGCATGGCGCAGCGCGTGCTGATCGCGGGCGCCGTCTCGACCGACCCCGACCTCATCATCGCCGACGAGCCCACGACGGCCCTCGACGTCACGGTGCAGGCCGAAGTGCTCGATCTGCTGCGGGACCTCCAGCGGGAGCGCGGCATGGCGATGCTCCTCGTGACACACAACTTCGGCGTCGTCGCCGACCTGTGCGACCGCGTCACCGTCATGCAGCAGGGCCTGTTCGTCGAGCAGGGCCCCGTGCGCACGATCCTCGGCAACCCATCCCACCCGTACACGCAGTCGCTGCTGGACGCGATCCTCGACGAGGGTCCCGCCCGGCCGCCGCTGACCACCACCGGCTCGCGGGCCGGGACCGTCTCCCAGGGAGTTCCGTCATGA
- a CDS encoding ABC transporter permease encodes MLTFIVRRILAGVILLFVISALAFGLLYLDSANIARRILGQNATPELVAQKAHELGLDRPVVVQYWDWLTNALTGDLGRSWFNGQLVSVSLSGRVAVTLSIVIGTTIVTAIVSVVLGVLAARRRGWVDGGVQVISVLGFAIPGFLIALYLVLIFAINLHWFKATGYVPLTTSFTGWLSSVTLPIAALALGAIAAVTQQIRGSMIDAMSRDYVRTLRSRGLSVNSVVYRHVLRNAGGPALAILAVQFIGLLGGAVIVEQVFALPGMGQLTVQAGLQGDIPVMMGLVVAFAVIVIIVNLVIDLAQAALNPKVRLS; translated from the coding sequence ATGCTCACGTTCATCGTCCGACGCATCCTCGCCGGCGTCATCCTCCTCTTCGTGATCTCGGCGCTCGCGTTCGGCCTGCTGTACCTGGACAGCGCCAACATCGCCCGCCGGATCCTCGGCCAGAACGCGACCCCGGAGCTCGTGGCGCAGAAGGCGCACGAGCTGGGCCTCGACCGTCCTGTCGTCGTGCAGTACTGGGACTGGCTCACCAATGCCCTCACGGGCGACCTCGGCCGCTCGTGGTTCAACGGTCAGCTGGTGTCGGTCAGCCTCTCCGGCCGCGTGGCAGTGACGCTCTCGATCGTGATCGGCACCACCATCGTCACGGCGATCGTGTCGGTCGTGCTCGGCGTCCTCGCGGCCCGTCGCCGCGGCTGGGTCGACGGCGGCGTGCAGGTCATCTCGGTGCTCGGTTTCGCCATCCCGGGCTTCCTCATCGCCCTCTACCTCGTGCTGATCTTCGCCATCAACCTGCACTGGTTCAAGGCGACGGGGTACGTCCCCCTCACGACGTCGTTCACCGGGTGGCTGTCATCGGTGACGCTCCCGATCGCGGCGCTCGCGCTCGGCGCCATCGCGGCCGTCACGCAGCAGATACGCGGCTCGATGATCGACGCGATGTCGCGCGACTACGTCCGCACACTCCGCAGTCGCGGGCTCAGCGTCAACAGCGTCGTATACCGCCACGTGCTGCGCAACGCCGGCGGCCCCGCCCTCGCCATCCTCGCCGTGCAGTTCATCGGACTGCTCGGCGGTGCCGTCATCGTCGAGCAGGTCTTCGCGCTTCCCGGCATGGGTCAGCTGACGGTGCAGGCCGGGCTCCAGGGCGACATCCCCGTGATGATGGGCCTCGTCGTCGCCTTCGCGGTCATCGTCATCATCGTCAACCTCGTCATCGATCTCGCGCAGGCTGCGCTCAACCCGAAGGTCCGACTGTCATGA
- a CDS encoding ABC transporter substrate-binding protein: MFRWKATAAAVAVAALALTGCAASGDAGSTGGAGGDTLTLGAILAPTTLDPAGAEWGNRAPFYQTVFDTLLLATPDNTIEPWLATEWSYNDDNTVLTLTLRDDVTFTDGSKLTGAVVVKNLQRFKDGTSPDAGYLSSVADIQAPDDQTVVITLSAPDPAFLNYLTRDPGLVGSEASLDSADVATTPVGSGPYKLDTSATVTGTSYVYTKNDDYWNPDVQHYDKVVVNVLSDPTAALNAIKAGEANGVKLVNNDNLAEVEGSGWTVNANELDFQGLLLLDRAGTMSPELGNVKVRQAINYAIDRAGMLKAAAADKGTVTTQVFPKTSKAYDPELDDYYTYDPKKAKELLKEAGYPDGVTISMPTVSVLGAATYTLIEQQLADAGITVKPTEVAPNNFIADLLAPKYPASFMALEQNPDWQLIQFMIAPTAVFNPFHYDDPKVDEYMKQIQFGDEATQAKVAGELNKYIVEQAWFAPFYRVQGSVATDANTTVKMLPTNAYPNIYDFQPKQ; this comes from the coding sequence ATGTTCCGATGGAAGGCCACAGCAGCCGCAGTCGCGGTCGCAGCCCTCGCCCTCACGGGATGCGCCGCAAGCGGCGATGCGGGCTCCACCGGCGGTGCCGGCGGTGACACGCTGACGCTGGGTGCGATCCTCGCGCCCACCACCCTCGACCCGGCCGGTGCCGAGTGGGGCAACCGGGCGCCGTTCTACCAGACGGTGTTCGACACGCTCCTCCTCGCGACGCCGGACAACACGATCGAGCCGTGGCTCGCGACCGAGTGGTCGTACAACGACGACAACACGGTCCTCACGCTCACGCTGCGCGACGACGTCACCTTCACCGACGGCTCGAAGCTCACGGGAGCGGTCGTCGTCAAGAACCTGCAGCGCTTCAAGGACGGCACATCACCCGACGCCGGCTACCTCTCGAGCGTCGCCGACATCCAGGCACCCGACGACCAGACCGTCGTCATCACACTGAGCGCACCCGACCCGGCGTTCCTCAACTACCTCACCCGCGATCCCGGCCTTGTCGGCAGCGAGGCATCGCTCGACAGCGCCGACGTCGCAACGACCCCCGTCGGCTCGGGCCCCTACAAGCTCGACACCTCGGCCACGGTCACCGGCACGAGCTACGTCTACACGAAGAACGACGACTACTGGAACCCCGACGTCCAGCACTACGACAAGGTCGTCGTCAACGTCCTGAGCGACCCCACCGCGGCCCTCAACGCCATCAAGGCGGGCGAGGCGAACGGGGTGAAGCTCGTCAACAACGACAACCTCGCCGAGGTCGAGGGCTCGGGCTGGACCGTCAACGCCAATGAGCTCGACTTCCAGGGCCTGCTTCTCCTCGACCGCGCCGGCACGATGTCGCCGGAGCTCGGCAACGTCAAGGTGCGCCAGGCGATCAACTACGCGATCGACCGCGCGGGCATGCTGAAGGCGGCGGCCGCCGACAAGGGCACCGTGACGACCCAGGTCTTCCCCAAGACCAGCAAGGCGTACGACCCGGAGCTCGACGACTACTACACCTACGACCCGAAGAAGGCCAAGGAGCTCCTCAAGGAGGCCGGCTACCCAGACGGCGTCACGATCTCGATGCCGACCGTCTCGGTCCTCGGCGCCGCGACCTACACGCTCATCGAGCAGCAGCTCGCGGACGCGGGCATCACGGTGAAGCCGACCGAGGTCGCGCCGAACAACTTCATCGCGGACCTCCTCGCGCCGAAGTACCCGGCATCCTTCATGGCCCTCGAGCAGAACCCGGACTGGCAGCTGATCCAGTTCATGATCGCTCCGACCGCCGTGTTCAACCCGTTCCACTACGACGACCCGAAGGTCGACGAGTACATGAAGCAGATCCAGTTCGGCGACGAGGCCACGCAGGCCAAGGTGGCCGGCGAGCTCAACAAGTACATCGTCGAGCAGGCCTGGTTCGCCCCCTTCTACCGCGTGCAGGGCAGCGTCGCGACGGACGCCAACACGACCGTCAAGATGCTCCCGACGAACGCCTACCCGAACATCTACGACTTCCAGCCGAAGCAGTAG
- a CDS encoding TetR/AcrR family transcriptional regulator yields MTDSTAVTARRKPRGEYAKSEAKRQAILDAALEVFAESGYRAGSLREVAQRVGMSEAGLLHHFRSKSALLMAVLDHRDDLSRAVVDFDQPDGVEALRGLVVLARRNASTPGVVELYCTLSAEATSPDHPAHDYFVRRYIYVRESIGTAFRRIADAGRLLPGVDPHRAAVATVALMDGLQVQWLLDRESTDMGEALDEFFRGFVSGFDLESIEQALDAQAAQFAEFTEVTHAAQRDASSGPAPSSDSDEASA; encoded by the coding sequence ATGACGGACAGCACGGCGGTGACCGCCAGGCGCAAGCCGCGCGGCGAGTACGCGAAGAGCGAGGCGAAGCGGCAGGCGATCCTGGACGCGGCGCTCGAGGTCTTCGCCGAGTCCGGCTACCGTGCCGGCTCGCTGCGCGAGGTCGCGCAGCGCGTCGGGATGAGCGAGGCAGGGCTCCTGCATCACTTCCGGAGCAAGAGTGCGCTGCTCATGGCCGTGCTCGACCACCGCGACGACCTCTCGCGGGCCGTCGTCGACTTCGACCAGCCCGACGGCGTCGAGGCGCTCCGGGGACTCGTGGTCCTCGCGAGGCGCAACGCCTCCACCCCGGGCGTGGTCGAGCTGTACTGCACCCTCTCGGCCGAGGCCACCTCGCCGGACCACCCGGCACACGACTACTTCGTGCGCCGTTACATCTATGTCCGCGAGAGCATCGGCACGGCCTTCCGGCGCATCGCGGACGCCGGCCGGCTGCTGCCTGGCGTCGACCCGCACCGTGCCGCCGTGGCGACGGTCGCCCTCATGGACGGTCTGCAGGTGCAGTGGCTGCTCGATCGCGAGTCCACCGACATGGGCGAGGCGCTCGACGAGTTCTTCCGCGGTTTCGTCTCGGGCTTCGACCTCGAGTCGATCGAGCAGGCGCTGGATGCGCAGGCCGCCCAGTTTGCGGAGTTCACCGAGGTGACCCACGCCGCGCAGCGGGATGCCTCGTCCGGGCCGGCTCCGTCATCCGACAGCGACGAGGCATCCGCGTGA